A region from the Vibrio sp. SS-MA-C1-2 genome encodes:
- the relA gene encoding GTP diphosphokinase codes for MVAVRSAHLQESETFELSSWIETLQQDKKVANALVKTYKQCLTLVDDDQQGALLLWRGREMVEILVTLSMDRATLVSALLFPFFDAKMIDEEWVNEHYGKKITKMLDGVEVMAAIRQLNATQDESSSSTQVDNIRRMLLSMVEDFRCVIIKLSERICHLREVKDADNDVRQAAAKECANIYAPLANRLGIGQLKWEIEDYTFRYQHPNTYKQIAKQLSERRIDREGYIDNFVSALSKEMKKLDIRAEVCGRPKHIYSIWRKMQKKNLAFDELFDVRAVRIIADRLQDCYAALGAVHTHYRHLPNEFDDYVANPKPNGYQSIHTVVLGPGGQSIEIQIRTRQMHEDSELGVAAHWKYKEGSTGGRSGYDEKIIWLRKLLDWQEEMSDSGEVLDELRSQVFDDRVYAFTPKGDVIDLPTGATPLDFAYHIHSEVGHRCIGAKVGGRIVPYTYQLSMGDQVDIITQKEPNPSRDWLNPSLGFVHSSRSRSKIHAWFRKQGRDKNIIAGKEILETELSKINGTMKDVEQNSLKRFNVNSLEEFFAGIGSGDLRINQVINHLNSLINKPTAEEEDKKLLEQLQESDLKTLSPKKPHKDAVVVEGVDNLMNHLARCCQPIPGDDICGYVTQGRGISVHRRDCEQLNELRHHAPERIIDTVWGSSHGSYHITLRVIANERNGLLKDLTTLFGNEKVKVAGMKSRVDYRQRVSIFDFDLELPNIEVLGRVINRVENINDIAEAYRLH; via the coding sequence ATGGTTGCAGTTCGAAGCGCACATTTACAAGAGAGCGAAACATTTGAATTATCAAGTTGGATTGAGACGCTTCAACAAGATAAGAAAGTCGCGAATGCCTTAGTAAAGACTTATAAACAATGTTTGACGTTAGTTGATGATGATCAACAAGGTGCCTTGCTATTATGGCGAGGCAGGGAAATGGTTGAGATTCTTGTTACATTAAGTATGGACAGAGCAACCCTTGTTTCTGCACTGTTGTTTCCATTCTTCGATGCTAAAATGATCGATGAAGAGTGGGTCAATGAGCATTATGGTAAGAAAATCACCAAAATGCTGGATGGTGTCGAAGTGATGGCCGCTATTCGTCAACTGAATGCGACTCAAGATGAGTCATCGTCTTCCACTCAAGTTGATAACATCCGGCGGATGCTACTTTCCATGGTAGAAGACTTTCGCTGTGTGATAATTAAACTCTCTGAGCGCATCTGTCATCTTCGCGAAGTCAAAGATGCGGATAATGATGTTCGTCAAGCTGCCGCTAAAGAGTGTGCCAATATTTACGCGCCATTAGCTAACCGTCTTGGTATTGGTCAGTTAAAATGGGAAATTGAAGATTACACCTTCCGTTATCAACACCCAAATACCTATAAACAGATCGCAAAGCAACTGTCTGAACGTCGAATCGATCGAGAAGGATATATTGATAACTTTGTCTCCGCATTATCAAAAGAGATGAAGAAACTCGATATTCGTGCAGAGGTTTGTGGCCGGCCAAAACATATTTACAGTATCTGGCGCAAGATGCAGAAAAAGAATCTTGCTTTTGATGAGTTATTTGATGTGCGAGCGGTACGTATTATCGCGGATCGTTTACAAGATTGTTATGCAGCTCTTGGTGCCGTTCATACTCATTACCGTCATTTACCAAATGAATTTGATGATTATGTCGCAAATCCAAAGCCCAATGGCTATCAATCTATTCATACGGTTGTTTTAGGTCCGGGTGGTCAATCGATTGAAATTCAGATTCGTACTCGACAGATGCACGAAGATTCTGAATTAGGGGTTGCTGCCCACTGGAAATATAAAGAAGGCTCAACAGGTGGACGCAGTGGTTATGATGAGAAAATCATCTGGCTACGAAAACTTTTAGACTGGCAAGAAGAGATGTCAGACAGTGGTGAAGTGTTAGATGAATTACGAAGCCAAGTGTTTGATGATCGCGTTTATGCATTCACACCAAAAGGGGACGTCATTGATCTTCCTACAGGCGCGACCCCATTAGATTTTGCTTATCATATTCATTCTGAAGTGGGGCATCGCTGTATTGGTGCAAAAGTTGGAGGACGTATTGTTCCCTACACATACCAACTCAGTATGGGCGATCAAGTTGATATTATTACTCAAAAAGAACCCAACCCATCTCGTGACTGGTTGAACCCAAGTTTAGGATTTGTCCACTCAAGTCGCTCTCGTTCTAAAATTCATGCGTGGTTTCGTAAGCAAGGTCGTGATAAAAATATCATTGCCGGTAAAGAGATCTTAGAAACTGAGCTGTCAAAAATAAATGGCACCATGAAGGATGTCGAACAAAACTCACTGAAGCGATTTAATGTTAATAGTTTAGAAGAGTTCTTTGCTGGGATTGGTAGTGGTGATTTACGAATTAATCAGGTCATTAATCACTTAAATTCTTTGATTAATAAGCCAACCGCTGAAGAAGAAGATAAAAAGCTGTTGGAACAATTACAAGAGAGTGATCTGAAAACCCTCTCTCCCAAAAAGCCTCATAAAGATGCTGTTGTGGTCGAAGGGGTGGATAACCTGATGAACCACTTAGCGCGTTGCTGTCAGCCGATACCGGGAGATGATATCTGTGGTTATGTCACTCAAGGTCGAGGAATATCGGTACACCGTCGTGATTGTGAGCAGTTAAATGAACTGCGTCATCATGCACCCGAGCGAATTATTGATACAGTGTGGGGCAGCAGTCATGGTAGTTACCATATTACTTTGCGCGTAATCGCTAATGAGCGTAATGGTTTATTGAAAGATCTCACCACACTCTTCGGTAATGAAAAAGTGAAAGTCGCAGGAATGAAGAGTCGAGTTGATTATCGTCAACGGGTTTCGATTTTTGATTTTGATTTAGAACTGCCCAATATTGAAGTGTTAGGTCGAGTGATTAATCGAGTGGAGAATATCAATGATATTGCAGAAGCGTATCGTCTTCATTAA
- the rlmD gene encoding 23S rRNA (uracil(1939)-C(5))-methyltransferase RlmD yields MARFFKPQKTKKIDTKHKPIMIERLDHQGIGIGRLNKKAVFVEGALPTEEVLIQLVEEKKQYAKAKLIKVLTPSEQRVPAGCQYYGECGGCNLQHFEHQAQVASKQQSLVQLISKLTQQQLDVETILSEPVMSDSWHYRRSARISIYKGKVGYRQRKSNQIVDITHCPVLALSLETLIEPLKEQLKQLKGYRDLGHMELVAADNVNIMLLRHLVPLSEDDKAELIRFSTRHNLTIYLSAESGQVEHLVGDRPYYRISDCQIDFEPQDFIQVNKVVNDQMVEQALNWLAVSEQDRVLDLFCGLGNFSLPIAKRAELVVGIEGVPEMVNRAQKNAAINGLTNCHFYHTDLDQQFLPAEQLETKFNKVLLDPARAGAAGVMSHIVELKPEKIVYVSCNPATLARDSQLLLTAGYQISQLGMLDMFPQTGHLESMALFTKKR; encoded by the coding sequence ATGGCACGCTTTTTTAAGCCTCAAAAAACAAAGAAGATAGATACAAAACATAAACCCATCATGATTGAACGTCTTGATCATCAAGGGATTGGCATTGGTCGTCTTAATAAAAAAGCGGTATTTGTTGAAGGAGCACTGCCTACAGAAGAAGTACTTATTCAGTTAGTTGAAGAAAAGAAACAGTACGCCAAAGCAAAATTAATTAAAGTGTTAACTCCGAGCGAGCAACGCGTACCAGCAGGTTGTCAATATTATGGCGAGTGTGGTGGTTGTAACTTGCAGCACTTTGAGCATCAAGCCCAAGTTGCCAGTAAACAGCAGAGCCTTGTACAGCTGATCTCGAAACTGACTCAGCAACAATTGGATGTCGAGACGATTCTTTCAGAGCCTGTCATGAGTGACTCATGGCATTATCGTCGTAGTGCTCGAATCAGTATCTACAAAGGAAAAGTAGGTTATCGCCAACGAAAGAGCAATCAAATTGTCGATATTACTCATTGCCCAGTACTCGCTTTATCGTTGGAGACATTGATTGAGCCATTAAAAGAGCAATTAAAACAATTAAAAGGTTATCGAGATCTTGGGCATATGGAACTTGTGGCGGCTGATAATGTCAATATTATGTTATTACGTCATTTAGTCCCATTATCTGAGGATGATAAAGCTGAACTTATTCGTTTCTCAACGCGGCATAATTTGACGATTTACCTTTCTGCTGAGAGTGGACAAGTGGAACATTTAGTGGGGGATCGTCCTTATTATCGAATTTCCGATTGTCAGATAGACTTTGAGCCACAAGATTTCATTCAGGTTAATAAAGTCGTCAATGATCAAATGGTTGAACAAGCCTTAAATTGGCTGGCGGTTTCAGAACAAGATCGTGTTTTAGATCTATTCTGTGGTTTAGGTAATTTTAGCCTACCTATCGCTAAGCGTGCTGAGTTAGTGGTTGGTATCGAGGGTGTGCCTGAAATGGTAAACCGCGCGCAAAAAAATGCTGCAATTAACGGATTAACCAATTGTCATTTTTATCATACCGATTTAGATCAGCAATTCTTACCAGCAGAACAGCTAGAGACCAAGTTTAATAAAGTCCTTTTAGATCCAGCAAGAGCAGGAGCTGCAGGGGTAATGTCTCATATTGTTGAATTAAAACCTGAGAAAATTGTCTATGTGTCTTGTAATCCAGCCACATTAGCAAGAGATAGCCAGTTACTATTAACAGCAGGTTATCAAATCAGCCAATTAGGTATGCTAGATATGTTCCCTCAGACTGGGCATTTAGAGTCGATGGCACTATTTACAAAAAAGCGATAA
- the acpS gene encoding holo-ACP synthase, with protein sequence MALIGLGTDIVEISRIEKVLRRQKDDSFAERILHPNERARFKETHFPARYLAKRFAVKEAASKALGTGIACGVTFQDFQVNHDELGKPLLILSDKALELFQQRQGKHCHLTIADEKQYAVATVILES encoded by the coding sequence ATGGCACTGATAGGTTTAGGGACAGATATTGTTGAAATATCCCGAATAGAAAAAGTATTAAGGCGACAAAAAGATGATAGCTTTGCGGAGCGAATCCTTCATCCGAATGAACGTGCTAGGTTTAAAGAGACTCATTTTCCTGCTCGTTATTTAGCTAAGCGCTTTGCAGTGAAAGAGGCAGCATCGAAAGCATTAGGAACCGGCATTGCTTGTGGTGTGACTTTTCAAGACTTTCAAGTCAACCATGATGAGTTGGGTAAGCCTTTATTAATACTAAGCGATAAAGCACTTGAGTTGTTTCAGCAACGCCAAGGTAAGCATTGTCACTTGACGATTGCTGATGAAAAACAGTATGCCGTTGCGACGGTTATTTTAGAGAGTTAA
- the recO gene encoding DNA repair protein RecO, with amino-acid sequence MEGLQRCFVLHRRPYSETSLILDIFSEEHGRVSILAKGARAKRSNLKGALQPFTPLLMKWSGKGSMRTLRHAEPISLAIPLSGLNLYSALYVNEVISRVIRGETGYPDLFLNYLDVLKELAQSTNPEPALRRFELALLQHLGYGIDFLHCAATGDPIDDKMKYLYREQHGFIASLKASNLSFTGEDLRAISNRQFMTSGQLKAAKRFTRIALKPYLGSKPLKSRELFLPLLRKNRR; translated from the coding sequence ATGGAAGGACTACAACGTTGCTTTGTGCTCCATCGACGCCCTTATAGTGAAACCAGTTTAATCCTCGATATTTTTAGTGAAGAGCATGGTCGAGTGTCAATTCTCGCCAAAGGTGCTCGCGCTAAACGTTCTAACCTAAAAGGGGCTCTACAACCCTTTACTCCTCTGTTGATGAAATGGTCGGGAAAAGGTTCAATGCGCACTTTACGGCATGCTGAACCTATTAGTCTTGCGATCCCACTCTCGGGTCTAAATCTCTACTCTGCACTTTATGTTAACGAAGTGATTAGTCGGGTGATCAGAGGTGAAACAGGTTACCCAGACCTCTTTCTTAATTATCTCGATGTGTTAAAAGAGTTGGCACAATCAACCAACCCTGAACCCGCATTAAGACGTTTTGAGCTCGCCTTATTACAACACCTTGGTTATGGCATTGATTTTCTTCACTGCGCCGCTACAGGCGATCCTATTGATGATAAAATGAAGTACCTGTATCGTGAACAACACGGTTTTATTGCTTCACTCAAAGCGAGTAATTTGAGCTTTACTGGGGAAGATTTAAGGGCTATTTCTAATCGACAATTTATGACATCAGGCCAGTTAAAAGCCGCAAAACGTTTTACTCGAATTGCACTAAAACCTTACTTAGGTTCAAAGCCATTGAAGAGTCGAGAACTCTTTTTGCCGCTATTACGTAAAAACCGTCGTTAA
- the rnc gene encoding ribonuclease III codes for MKSLKTEKLQRQIGYEFNDLSRLKLALTHRSANSKHNERLEFLGDSILSFVVADELYHRFPKVNEGDMSRMRATLVRGHTLAELAREFDLGDHLLLGPGELKSGGFRRDSILADAVEAIIGAVYLDSDVEIVRKVVLAWYHSRLEQIQPGINQKDPKTRLQECLQGRRLPLPSYEVTKVKGEAHNQLFTVMCEISGLDKPVVGEGSSRRKAEQAAAETALKQLES; via the coding sequence ATGAAATCTCTTAAAACAGAAAAATTACAACGTCAGATAGGTTATGAATTTAATGACCTATCTCGCTTAAAATTAGCACTGACACACCGTAGTGCTAACAGTAAACATAATGAAAGATTGGAGTTCTTAGGCGATTCTATCTTAAGTTTTGTGGTTGCTGATGAGTTATATCACCGTTTTCCTAAAGTGAATGAAGGTGATATGAGTCGTATGCGTGCAACACTCGTTCGTGGCCATACACTGGCTGAATTAGCGCGTGAGTTTGATCTTGGCGATCATCTATTGCTAGGGCCTGGAGAGTTAAAAAGTGGCGGTTTCCGTCGTGATTCAATTCTTGCCGATGCAGTCGAAGCGATTATTGGTGCCGTCTATTTAGACAGTGATGTTGAGATCGTTCGTAAAGTCGTCTTAGCTTGGTATCACTCTCGTTTAGAGCAGATACAGCCTGGAATTAACCAAAAAGATCCAAAAACGCGCCTGCAAGAGTGTTTGCAAGGCCGCCGTTTACCGCTTCCAAGTTATGAAGTGACCAAAGTAAAAGGTGAGGCACATAATCAATTATTTACCGTTATGTGTGAGATTTCAGGTTTGGATAAACCTGTAGTTGGTGAAGGCAGTAGTCGACGCAAGGCTGAGCAGGCTGCAGCAGAAACAGCATTAAAACAGTTGGAATCATGA
- the lepB gene encoding signal peptidase I yields MSNNFSLILVIITVITGIIWALDKFSWAPKRKAKIDAAREKSGGQVDDRTLSTVAPQPGWVETSSSVFPVIAFVLILRSFIYEPFQIPSGSMMPTLLVGDFILVEKFSYGIHDPVFRSTLVETGKPERGDVAVFKYPPNPKIDYIKRVVGLPGDTIVYANKQICIKKPGEKACTKVAISDVKESQFSDGMTRLISAKEQLGDVPHQILVNPRRGDRTSMYQPRPGVNEWVVPQGEYFMMGDNRDNSADSRYWGFVPEANFVGKAVGIWISFEFDRAQDSALPSWVPTGVRFNRIGGIE; encoded by the coding sequence ATGTCTAATAACTTTTCACTGATTTTGGTGATTATTACAGTAATAACCGGAATTATTTGGGCGCTAGATAAGTTTTCTTGGGCTCCAAAGCGCAAAGCCAAAATTGACGCTGCGCGTGAGAAGTCAGGGGGTCAGGTTGATGATAGAACATTATCAACCGTTGCCCCTCAACCGGGATGGGTCGAAACATCGAGTTCGGTGTTTCCTGTTATCGCGTTTGTATTGATATTGCGTTCTTTTATTTATGAGCCGTTCCAGATCCCATCCGGTTCGATGATGCCAACATTATTGGTTGGTGATTTCATCTTGGTTGAGAAGTTTTCTTATGGTATTCATGATCCCGTTTTCCGTTCGACATTAGTTGAAACTGGAAAGCCTGAACGAGGAGATGTTGCGGTATTTAAATACCCACCAAATCCTAAAATTGACTATATTAAACGTGTGGTCGGTCTTCCTGGCGATACAATTGTTTATGCAAATAAGCAGATTTGTATTAAAAAACCAGGAGAGAAAGCCTGTACTAAAGTGGCCATCTCTGATGTTAAAGAGAGCCAGTTTTCTGATGGTATGACGCGTTTAATTAGTGCAAAAGAGCAGTTGGGTGATGTGCCACACCAAATTCTTGTTAATCCACGTCGTGGTGACCGTACTTCAATGTACCAACCACGACCAGGTGTCAACGAATGGGTTGTTCCTCAAGGCGAGTACTTTATGATGGGTGATAACCGTGATAATAGTGCTGATAGTCGTTATTGGGGATTTGTTCCTGAAGCTAACTTTGTTGGTAAAGCGGTCGGGATCTGGATCAGTTTTGAATTTGACCGAGCTCAAGATAGTGCATTGCCATCATGGGTTCCTACTGGTGTAAGATTTAATCGCATCGGTGGTATTGAATAA
- the lepA gene encoding translation elongation factor 4, with amino-acid sequence MKHIRNFSIIAHIDHGKSTLSDRLIQVCGGLSDREMDVQVLDSMDLERERGITIKAQSVTLDYKANDGEHYQLNFIDTPGHVDFSYEVSRSLAACEGALLVVDAGQGVEAQTLANCYTAIGMDLEVVPILNKIDLPAAEPERVAEEIEDIVGIDAIDAVRCSAKTGVGVDDVLEKIVEAVPAPEGDPDAPLQALIIDSWFDNYLGVVSLVRIKNGVLKKNDKIKVMSTDQVWGVDRIGIFTPKQIDTQQLNTGEVGWVVCGIKDILGAPVGDTLTHAKNGSEEALPGFEKVKPQVYAGLFPVSSDDYENFRDALGKLSLNDASLFYEPESSAALGFGFRCGFLGMLHMEIIQERLEREYNIDLITTAPTVVYEVKRTTGEVFYVDSPAKLPAVNDIETIGEPISRCHILVPSEYLGNVITLCIEKRGTQVDMVYHGNQVALTYDIPMAEVVLDFFDRLKSTSRGYASLDYNFHHYEISDMTRVDILLNGDRVDALAIITHRSNAQGRGRGVVEKMKEFIPRQQFDIAIQAAIGNQVIARSTVKQLRKNVTAKCYGGDISRKKKLLQKQKDGKKRMKQIGNVELPQEAFLAILHVGKDK; translated from the coding sequence ATGAAGCATATTCGCAACTTTTCAATTATTGCCCATATCGATCACGGCAAATCGACACTATCCGACCGATTAATTCAGGTATGCGGCGGTTTATCCGATCGTGAAATGGACGTTCAGGTTCTTGACTCTATGGATTTAGAGCGAGAGCGCGGGATCACTATCAAAGCACAAAGTGTTACCCTTGACTATAAAGCAAATGATGGCGAACACTATCAATTAAACTTTATCGATACTCCTGGACATGTAGATTTCTCTTATGAAGTTTCTCGTTCGCTAGCTGCTTGTGAAGGCGCGCTGCTGGTGGTTGATGCTGGTCAGGGTGTTGAAGCACAAACGCTAGCAAACTGTTATACCGCTATCGGAATGGATCTTGAGGTTGTGCCAATCTTAAATAAGATCGATTTACCGGCGGCAGAGCCAGAGCGTGTAGCAGAAGAGATTGAAGACATTGTTGGTATTGATGCTATTGATGCTGTTCGCTGTAGTGCGAAAACAGGCGTTGGTGTTGATGATGTGCTTGAAAAAATTGTAGAAGCTGTACCTGCTCCAGAGGGCGATCCTGACGCTCCTCTTCAAGCACTAATTATTGATTCTTGGTTTGATAACTACTTAGGTGTTGTCTCATTAGTACGTATTAAAAATGGCGTATTAAAGAAAAATGACAAAATCAAAGTAATGAGTACGGACCAAGTTTGGGGTGTTGACCGTATTGGTATCTTCACACCAAAACAGATTGATACACAACAATTAAATACTGGCGAAGTAGGCTGGGTAGTCTGTGGTATCAAAGATATTTTAGGTGCACCAGTGGGTGATACCTTAACGCATGCTAAAAATGGCAGTGAAGAAGCATTACCTGGCTTTGAAAAAGTGAAGCCTCAGGTTTATGCGGGTTTATTCCCAGTCTCTTCTGATGACTATGAAAACTTCCGTGATGCATTGGGTAAACTAAGCCTAAATGATGCGTCACTGTTTTATGAGCCAGAGAGCTCTGCAGCACTTGGTTTTGGTTTCCGTTGTGGCTTCTTAGGCATGCTACACATGGAGATTATCCAAGAGCGTTTAGAGCGTGAATATAATATTGACCTTATTACCACTGCGCCAACCGTAGTTTATGAGGTAAAGCGCACAACGGGTGAAGTCTTCTACGTCGATAGCCCTGCAAAACTGCCTGCGGTTAATGATATTGAGACGATTGGTGAGCCAATTTCTCGTTGTCATATCCTTGTTCCGTCTGAGTACTTAGGTAATGTTATTACCCTTTGTATTGAGAAACGTGGTACTCAGGTTGATATGGTCTATCACGGAAACCAAGTTGCATTAACGTATGATATTCCTATGGCGGAAGTGGTTCTTGATTTCTTTGACCGTTTGAAATCAACATCACGTGGTTATGCATCGTTAGATTATAACTTCCATCATTATGAAATATCAGACATGACACGTGTTGATATTTTACTTAATGGTGATCGTGTTGATGCGCTAGCAATTATTACTCACCGTTCAAATGCTCAAGGGCGTGGACGTGGCGTGGTTGAGAAGATGAAAGAGTTCATTCCTCGTCAACAGTTTGATATTGCGATTCAAGCTGCGATTGGTAACCAAGTTATTGCTCGTTCAACCGTTAAACAGCTCCGTAAAAACGTAACGGCAAAATGTTACGGTGGTGATATTAGCCGTAAGAAAAAACTACTACAGAAGCAGAAAGATGGTAAGAAACGAATGAAGCAGATCGGTAACGTTGAGCTGCCTCAAGAAGCGTTCTTAGCGATCCTTCATGTTGGTAAAGATAAGTAA
- a CDS encoding SoxR reducing system RseC family protein, with protein MATVINTYSNRIEVSCQQKTSCGSCASQNSCGTGIVSKVVSGRQHILQIETKQKVKIGDLVEIGLSERSMINSALLLYLVPLFSLILGTAIGQWLFVHLLGHGEGFVILLAALGLGVGLWFARLFARRQESLNHYKPQLIRIMGEPIELCSVTKTESDDSE; from the coding sequence ATGGCAACTGTCATAAATACCTACTCAAATCGTATCGAAGTGAGCTGCCAACAGAAAACAAGTTGTGGCAGCTGTGCTTCGCAAAATAGTTGTGGAACCGGTATTGTCTCTAAGGTTGTTTCTGGTCGACAACATATCCTACAAATAGAAACAAAACAGAAAGTTAAGATTGGTGACTTAGTCGAGATTGGACTTTCTGAACGCAGTATGATCAATTCTGCGCTACTCTTATATTTAGTTCCCCTGTTCTCATTAATTCTCGGTACTGCGATTGGTCAATGGCTATTTGTGCATTTATTGGGACATGGTGAGGGTTTTGTTATATTATTAGCAGCTCTAGGTTTGGGAGTTGGCCTATGGTTCGCGCGTTTATTTGCTCGTCGTCAAGAATCGTTAAATCACTATAAACCACAGTTAATTCGTATCATGGGTGAACCCATTGAGCTTTGCTCAGTAACGAAAACTGAAAGTGATGATAGCGAGTAG
- the rseB gene encoding sigma-E factor regulatory protein RseB, whose amino-acid sequence MAMAEQAPPQQVAAPVVKETPQAVLEKAEVAGKELNYEISYILVKKQGVEPVRYRHAVETGKQLAHLVYLSGPPREAIQRGSEVSYFEPGTEPFTIESSSMTGATPTLLNTNIAEISQHYEFISMGRSREAGSTCRVIRIAPKDGMRYSYIVWIDETSNLVLRADLLARDGEPLEQYRVVSYAISPKVINILSGLEKVKFPPAMKAPKVEKSDLNWHVSWVPKGFNSVANNRHRLMGSSRQVESMMFNDGLFSFSVYVAPADNLSMKNKLLREGRRTLQSIEKEGQEVIVVGDLPPMTAQRIANSVIFSAQ is encoded by the coding sequence ATGGCAATGGCAGAACAAGCGCCACCACAACAAGTGGCTGCACCTGTTGTTAAAGAGACGCCTCAAGCTGTGTTAGAAAAAGCGGAAGTGGCAGGTAAAGAGCTCAATTATGAGATCTCCTATATCTTAGTGAAAAAACAGGGTGTAGAGCCTGTTCGTTACCGTCATGCAGTGGAGACAGGTAAACAATTAGCTCATTTAGTTTACCTGTCTGGTCCTCCCCGAGAGGCCATTCAGCGTGGTAGTGAGGTGAGTTACTTCGAGCCAGGAACGGAGCCTTTTACCATCGAAAGTTCATCAATGACGGGAGCGACTCCGACATTGTTGAATACTAATATTGCCGAGATAAGTCAACATTATGAATTTATCTCAATGGGACGTTCTCGAGAAGCGGGTTCAACATGTCGAGTTATTCGCATAGCCCCAAAAGATGGGATGCGTTACTCCTACATTGTTTGGATTGATGAGACGTCGAATTTAGTACTTAGAGCCGATCTTTTGGCTCGTGATGGCGAACCGCTAGAACAGTATCGTGTGGTTTCTTATGCGATTAGCCCTAAAGTAATTAATATTCTTTCTGGTTTAGAGAAAGTTAAATTCCCTCCAGCAATGAAAGCACCTAAAGTTGAGAAGTCTGATCTTAACTGGCACGTTTCTTGGGTACCTAAAGGTTTTAATAGCGTCGCTAACAATCGTCATCGTTTGATGGGAAGTTCTCGTCAAGTCGAAAGTATGATGTTTAATGATGGTCTTTTTAGTTTCTCAGTCTATGTTGCACCAGCCGATAACTTATCGATGAAAAACAAATTACTTCGAGAAGGTCGTCGAACACTACAAAGTATTGAGAAAGAAGGGCAGGAAGTCATTGTTGTTGGCGATCTTCCACCAATGACAGCTCAACGAATCGCAAACTCTGTTATATTTAGTGCTCAATAG
- a CDS encoding RseA family anti-sigma factor has translation MSGNKQTTTNSEALSAMVDGECLDSVLIETLKQDDALKARWHNYHLIGDVMRNEDPVQVNQDFANNIALLLDDEPAHTLNQVDDKTVMPLFSENNPFTENKTVYAQQGLEEQPQPQKAKWSRPAWFAQLTQVGIAACVSMAVIVGVQQYNSVDGTIATAQPPVLNTIPLVGNAEPVSLTRSDTLNHSPSEEQKMEQRQRINALLQDYELQLRLNNQQQSDVSPLSTTVP, from the coding sequence ATGTCAGGAAATAAACAGACAACCACAAATAGCGAAGCGCTATCTGCAATGGTAGATGGCGAATGCCTCGACTCAGTCTTAATTGAGACGTTGAAGCAAGATGATGCGTTAAAAGCTCGTTGGCATAATTACCATTTAATTGGTGATGTGATGCGTAACGAAGATCCTGTTCAAGTTAATCAGGATTTTGCTAACAATATCGCACTTTTATTAGATGATGAGCCTGCTCATACGCTTAATCAAGTCGATGACAAAACGGTAATGCCATTGTTTTCTGAAAACAATCCGTTTACTGAAAATAAAACAGTTTATGCTCAACAAGGATTGGAAGAGCAACCGCAGCCACAGAAAGCAAAGTGGAGCCGACCAGCTTGGTTTGCTCAATTGACTCAAGTGGGTATTGCGGCATGTGTTTCAATGGCTGTTATTGTTGGAGTTCAACAATATAATAGTGTCGATGGAACAATTGCAACTGCTCAACCACCCGTTTTAAATACAATTCCTTTAGTTGGTAATGCAGAACCCGTTAGCTTAACGCGTAGTGATACGCTTAATCACTCTCCATCAGAAGAGCAAAAAATGGAGCAGCGTCAACGTATTAATGCCCTGTTGCAAGATTACGAATTACAACTACGATTAAATAATCAACAACAGTCAGATGTAAGCCCATTATCGACTACGGTTCCGTAA